A window from Melopsittacus undulatus isolate bMelUnd1 chromosome Z, bMelUnd1.mat.Z, whole genome shotgun sequence encodes these proteins:
- the LOC101868601 gene encoding galanin receptor type 1-like yields MEEQEDIFVLSLGTSTSKCSLDTNQTGAPTCWSGAVRGGPEVVIVPVLFGLIFLLGIVGNTLVLVVLGHFRPRRRPSRSVTNIFILNLSIADFSFLLFCVPFQATIYSLPEWIFGAFFCKWVHYLAMATMLVSIFTLVAMSMDRYIAVVHAKTSHCIRSKHNAALGVAVIWLLSLIIAIPVAEHQALVSGHQQAPNSSFCWEHWANGSTAKQMYKVTILLVGYLLPLVLITFCYAKVLYHLHTKVKNISKKSERSKRKTAQTVLLVVAVFLLSWLPHHIITMWAEFGQFPLNNISFTFRIISHCLAYGNSCINPIIYAFLSENFRKACRQVFTHKLFLQPVPAEKLVRVRMENFSTTHSTTNM; encoded by the exons ATGGAGGAGCAAGAAGACATCTTTGTACTTTCCCTCGGAACCAGCACCAGCAAATGCAGCCTTGACACTAACCAAACAGGAGCTCCAACATGCTGGTCAGGAGCAGTCAGGGGTGGCCCAGAAGTGGTGATTGTACCAGTGCTTTTTGGGTTGATTTTCCTCCTGGGAATAGTGGGAAACACATTggtgttggttgttttgggaCATTTCCGGCCTAGGAGACGCCCATCACGCAGCGTTACCAACATCTTCATCCTGAACTTGAGCATTGCAGActtctcctttctgctcttctgtgtCCCCTTCCAGGCCACCATCTATTCCCTGCCAGAGTGGATCTTCGGTGCCTTCTTTTGCAAATGGGTTCACTATTTAGCTATGGCAACAATGCTGGTCAGCATCTTTACACTGGTGGCTATGTCCATGGACAGATACATTGCTGTGGTCCACGCCAAGACTTCACACTGCATCCGCAGCAAACACAATGCTGCCCTTGGTGTGGCTGTCATTTGGCTGCTGTCTCTAATCATTGCCATCCCTGTGGCCGAGCATCAGGCCCTCGTGAGTGGTCATCAGCAAGCACCCAACAGCTCCTTCTGCTGGGAGCATTGGGCAAATGGTTCAACAGCCAAGCAGATGTACAAGGTCACCATCCTGCTGGTGGGGTACCTCTTGCCCCTGGTGCTCATCACCTTCTGCTATGCCAAG GTTCTGTATCATCTCCATACAAAAGTAAAGAACATTTCCAAGAAGTCAGAGAGATCAAAGAGGAAG ACAGCACAGACTGTGCTGCTTGTGGTTGCTGTGTTCCTGCTCTCCTGGCTGCCACACCATATCATCACGATGTGGGCTGAGTTTGGGCAGTTTCCCCTGAACAACATCTCCTTCACCTTCCGCATCATCTCTCACTGCCTAGCCTATGGGAACTCCTGCATCAACCCCATCATTTACGCTTTCCTCTCAGAAAATTTCCGCAAGGCCTGCCGGCAAGTGTTCACCCACAAGCTCTTCCTGCAGCCAGTTCCTGCTGAGAAATTGGTCAGAGTACGTATGGAGAACTTCTCCACCACACACTCTACCACTAACATGTAA
- the DDX28 gene encoding probable ATP-dependent RNA helicase DDX28: MALGRSGVLAAFSLVPRRLTATGAAEGAAAPENVVRVPWALRVRLQRAALRRERKKGEAAAPRTGKLLLRSRRPELSQPRWQTVGRWEQPQLVSAGWKHRKACGDYFQLEPSQAAAPALQAPPPDAGQGPSFQEMGLQPALIAGLEGLSISRPTAVQRITIPALRRGRSALCAAETGSGKTLAYLLPLLDGLLSRPAEPEVEAAGPAAPRGLVVLPSRELALQVCAVAAALCRPAGLHVRGLTGGGAAGGLRRQLRAPPPGPAVLLGTPGALQEALRRRFLALERLRWMVLDEADTLMDDSFAGILEEILAHAPLAVGAPGPAGPGEERTQVVVVGATFPTGLSQTLGKFTDVGQFVTLATQSLHRLPPHVQQKFVRIKGQDKLSELLQLLKEHPVSSGAVIIFCKSASTVNWLGYILDDHKIKHLRLQGQMSAAARANIFASFQKGDVSILVCTDLASRGLDTSSVQLVVNYDFPDTLQDYLHRVGRVGRVGSKTPGAVVSFVTHRWDVDLVRKIETAARKRTGLPGMDSSFNKSSPSKG; encoded by the coding sequence ATGGCGCTGGGCCGCAGCGGCGTATTGGCCGCTTTCTCGCTGGTTCCGAGGCGCTTGACGGCCACCGGGGCGGCGGAGGGCGCGGCGGCCCCAGAGAACGTGGTGCGCGTCCCCTGGGCCCTGCGGGTGCGGCTGCAGCGGGCCGCGCTGCGCCGGGAGCGCAAGAAAGGAGAGGCGGCAGCACCACGAACCgggaagctgctgctgcggAGCCGGCGGCCAGAGCTGAGCCAGCCCCGCTGGCAGACGGTGGGGCGCTGGGAGCAACCTCAGCTAGTGTCGGCAGGCTGGAAGCACAGGAAGGCCTGCGGGGACTACTTCCAGCTGGAGCCCTCACAGGCGGCGGCTCCTGCGCTGCAGGCTCCGCCGCCTGACGCGGGGCAGGGCCCATCCTTTCAGGAGATGGGGTTGCAGCCGGCGCTGATAGCCGGCCTGGAGGGCCTCTCCATCAGCCGCCCCACGGCGGTGCAGCGCATCACGATCCCCGCGCTGCGCCGCGGTAGGAGCGCCCTCTGCGCCGCCGAGACCGGCAGCGGCAAGACGCTGGCCTACCTGCTGCCACTGCTAGACGGGCTGCTCTCCCGCCCCGCGGAGCCCGAGGTggaggcggcggggccggcAGCGCCCCGAGGGCTGGTGGTGCTGCCGTCGCGGGAGCTGGCGCTGCAGGTGTGCGCGGTGGCGGCAGCGCTTTGTCGGCCGGCGGGGCTGCATGTACGCGGGCTGACAGGCGGAGGCGCGGCTGGCGGGCTGCGGAGGCAGCTGCGGGCCccgccgcccggccccgccgtgCTGCTGGGCACCCCCGGGGCGCTGCAGGAGGCGCTGCGGCGGCGCTTCCTGGCGTTGGAGCGGCTGCGCTGGATGGTGCTGGACGAGGCAGACACCCTGATGGATGACTCCTTCGCAGGGATCCTGGAGGAGATCCTGGCACACGCACCCCTGGCCGTTGGTGCACCCGGGCCGGCTGGCCCCGGGGAAGAGAGGACCCAGGTGGTGGTGGTTGGAGCCACATTCCCCACGGGGCTGAGCCAGACACTGGGGAAGTTCACCGATGTGGGACAGTTTGTCACCCTTGCCACCCAGAGCCTGCACCGCCTGCCACCCCATGTCCAGCAGAAGTTTGTCCGCATCAAAGGCCAGGACAAGCTGTCTGAACTGTTGCAGCTCCTCAAGGAGCACCCAGTGTCCAGTGGGGCTGTTATTATCTTCTGTAAAAGTGCCAGCACTGTCAACTGGCTGGGCTATATCCTGGATGACCACAAAATCAAGCACCTGAGGTTGCAGGGACAGATGTCGGCAGCTGCTAGAGCTAACATCTTTGCCTCATTCCAGAAGGGTGACGTGTCTATCCTTGTCTGCACTGACCTTGCCTCGCGGGGACTGGACACCAGCAGTGTGCAGCTAGTGGTCAACTATGACTTTCCAGACACCCTGCAGGACTACCTGCACCGTGTGGGACGAGTTGGACGCGTTGGAAGCAAGACACCTGGAGCTGTGGTTAGTTTTGTCACCCATCGGTGGGATGTGGACCTTGTGCGGAAAATAGAGACTGCAGCCCGGAAAAGGACGGGTCTCCCAGGCATGGACTCCTCTTTTAATAAGTCTTCACCTAGCAAGGGTTGA